One Aquisediminimonas profunda genomic region harbors:
- a CDS encoding pilus assembly protein TadG-related protein, with the protein MLRSVIGQGARNESGAVASTVALSLFGLIAVGGLAVDYARMAALDTELQQAADQAALAAASQLNGQSGACSRAVIAARDLLENKTKFGNDGGGYDVTIPNQTANSGCGTGGDKIKFYSAYTNNSSNTVTTDPLAAKFVSVTVNTRKAVYALTPIMALFNSTMGGTAVAGLGSAICKVPPVMICNPQETGGNTSFDAAGLIGKGLKLVSVGNGGSWAPGNFGYLNTGGGSNGAPGLREALGWTAAPGDCLPQTGVDTKPGATVSVTDALNTRFDIYDSNQSCPSGGNCPASINSVKDLLRPNNANGNNACRIHNSGWQEASPDNKLYLPNSTNALTPSTLTPDVMGHPRDMCHAADSGAANYCSGPIGTGAWDRDTYFRTNYGWNTSQWQANVQTGSSPIAAPASATRYQVYSWEIANRGSTIGGVVILSTRSVGSLRDHDAPVCSNIQTPSYGTGTVPGATTVDRRRISVAVVNCTANSVNGASTNVPVAKWVDVFLVEPSLNRGAASSGTHARSGTNAGDVYVEVIGETASGAAGQTAGQVIRRDKPYLIE; encoded by the coding sequence GTGTTACGGTCGGTGATCGGACAAGGTGCAAGGAATGAAAGCGGCGCAGTCGCGTCAACTGTTGCCCTCTCTCTCTTCGGCCTGATTGCTGTTGGCGGACTTGCGGTCGATTATGCCCGCATGGCCGCGCTTGATACCGAACTCCAGCAGGCCGCGGACCAGGCAGCATTGGCTGCTGCCAGCCAGCTCAACGGTCAATCCGGCGCTTGCAGTCGTGCGGTCATCGCTGCGCGCGACCTGCTGGAAAACAAGACGAAGTTCGGAAACGACGGTGGCGGATATGACGTCACAATCCCGAATCAGACGGCCAATAGTGGCTGCGGGACCGGCGGGGACAAGATCAAGTTTTACAGCGCCTATACTAACAACTCCAGCAACACCGTCACGACTGATCCTCTCGCTGCGAAGTTCGTCAGTGTAACAGTCAATACGCGCAAGGCGGTCTATGCGCTGACGCCGATCATGGCGCTCTTCAATTCGACCATGGGAGGGACTGCGGTTGCTGGTCTGGGATCCGCGATATGCAAGGTGCCGCCGGTGATGATCTGCAATCCGCAGGAGACCGGGGGCAATACTTCGTTCGATGCTGCCGGTTTGATTGGTAAGGGCCTGAAGCTTGTTTCAGTTGGCAATGGCGGTAGCTGGGCGCCTGGCAATTTTGGTTATCTGAATACGGGTGGTGGAAGTAACGGTGCACCAGGTTTGCGCGAGGCGCTGGGCTGGACAGCCGCGCCCGGGGATTGCCTTCCCCAAACGGGTGTCGACACCAAACCCGGAGCGACGGTTAGCGTGACCGATGCCCTGAATACGCGTTTCGATATCTATGACAGCAATCAATCTTGCCCAAGTGGCGGCAATTGTCCGGCCTCCATCAATTCGGTGAAGGATCTTTTGCGCCCGAACAATGCAAACGGCAACAACGCGTGCCGGATACATAATTCGGGCTGGCAAGAGGCCTCTCCCGACAACAAGCTCTATCTGCCCAATTCTACCAATGCCCTGACGCCTTCTACGCTGACGCCTGATGTAATGGGCCACCCGCGCGACATGTGCCATGCCGCAGACAGCGGCGCGGCGAACTATTGCTCGGGACCAATCGGCACGGGAGCTTGGGATCGGGACACGTATTTTCGCACGAATTACGGTTGGAATACGAGTCAATGGCAGGCGAATGTCCAAACCGGATCAAGTCCGATTGCAGCACCGGCGTCGGCGACACGGTATCAGGTCTATAGTTGGGAAATTGCCAATCGCGGCAGTACAATTGGCGGCGTTGTAATCTTGTCGACGCGTTCAGTTGGTAGCCTGCGTGACCATGATGCGCCGGTCTGCAGCAATATCCAGACGCCCAGCTATGGAACCGGCACGGTGCCGGGAGCGACAACTGTCGATCGTCGAAGGATCTCTGTTGCAGTGGTCAACTGCACGGCAAATAGTGTCAATGGCGCGTCGACTAACGTTCCGGTTGCCAAATGGGTTGACGTTTTCCTTGTAGAGCCATCGCTTAATCGCGGAGCCGCGTCGTCGGGCACCCATGCTCGTTCTGGCACAAATGCGGGAGATGTCTACGTCGAGGTGATTGGCGAAACAGCATCGGGTGCTGCGGGCCAGACCGCCGGGCAAGTCATCCGCCGCGACAAGCCGTATCTGATAGAATAG
- a CDS encoding TadE family protein — protein sequence MFWRILHDLRSARSGVAAAEMALVTPFLLVMMFAVSETGYYFYSQHVVVTAVRDGARYASRLSFTNYPCPSGSIPGGTVTNIKNVTMTGALSGGVQRLAGWSNLSTITVEMACGTTELTGTDKGIYTGLTGGVPVVTVTATVPYKALFSQVGLSNSPSLVLSASSQIPVMGI from the coding sequence ATGTTTTGGCGCATCCTTCATGACCTGCGTTCTGCCCGTTCGGGGGTCGCTGCTGCTGAAATGGCGCTGGTTACGCCGTTTCTGCTCGTCATGATGTTTGCCGTGAGCGAAACCGGTTACTATTTTTACAGTCAGCATGTCGTCGTTACGGCTGTGCGGGATGGTGCGCGTTACGCTTCGCGCCTGTCATTTACCAACTATCCTTGCCCCAGCGGGTCTATCCCTGGGGGCACCGTCACCAATATCAAGAATGTTACAATGACAGGCGCCTTGTCAGGCGGCGTCCAAAGGCTTGCCGGATGGTCCAATCTCAGCACGATTACGGTAGAAATGGCTTGCGGCACTACGGAACTAACTGGCACTGACAAGGGGATTTATACCGGCTTGACCGGTGGTGTCCCCGTGGTGACAGTGACGGCAACCGTGCCTTACAAGGCGCTTTTCAGCCAAGTCGGCCTTTCCAATTCTCCATCTCTAGTCTTGTCAGCTTCATCGCAAATTCCGGTGATGGGCATATGA
- a CDS encoding TadE/TadG family type IV pilus assembly protein: MKSILKSRTGGSAAEFTLVLPVLLLFLLGIVDACRLIWTVNQAEKATQAGVRYAVVTAPVASSLTSFSFLNWGGTLTQGDPIPANYGTMTCTRTGAADPVCQWTGTAAWATTPVSPQAFTNITLRMAYMLPSLTGDNVVITYSPTDLGFAGDPNGADAAPLVTVSLRNVTFKPLVLQLFRGAASIPLPDFRASLTLEDAAGSESN, encoded by the coding sequence TTGAAAAGCATCCTGAAATCCCGGACCGGCGGATCTGCGGCAGAGTTCACACTTGTCCTGCCCGTGCTCCTGCTTTTTCTCCTTGGCATTGTTGACGCTTGCAGACTGATATGGACGGTCAACCAGGCGGAAAAGGCGACGCAGGCTGGCGTGCGCTATGCGGTGGTTACTGCCCCTGTCGCCAGCAGTTTGACGAGTTTCAGCTTTTTGAATTGGGGTGGCACCTTGACCCAAGGCGATCCCATTCCTGCAAACTATGGAACAATGACCTGCACAAGAACCGGTGCTGCTGATCCGGTCTGTCAATGGACAGGAACTGCCGCCTGGGCGACAACGCCGGTCTCTCCCCAGGCATTTACCAACATCACGTTGCGCATGGCCTATATGTTGCCGAGTCTGACGGGAGATAATGTCGTCATCACGTACAGCCCTACCGATCTCGGCTTCGCAGGTGATCCGAACGGAGCTGATGCAGCGCCTCTGGTCACGGTTAGCCTCCGGAACGTAACGTTTAAGCCCTTGGTGTTACAATTGTTTAGGGGTGCTGCGAGCATACCACTACCCGACTTTCGGGCGTCTTTGACGCTTGAAGACGCGGCCGGCAGTGAATCGAATTAG
- a CDS encoding AAA family ATPase yields the protein MNFVSKMGESDISGKDWKVHREDGSVILVLSEAETAAAGVLGGEVADFGLIMHMLAADAPIPGEDIDLASVLVVEVRADDDASLKRILSLQHDYPRLKIVAAVRDASLPIVRTLLRAGISDVLSLPLNRDELTACLQQIRDDLEKSVGKGAGLGKVISIVRSVGGVGATTIATQAASLQVARDAAAGLETCLIDLDLQFGDAASYLGLSPKLTIADLIVAGTRVDRAMLRAAAAQTPGGLNVIAAPVDIMPLESASTDQMFQLVDLATREFGTVFLDLPGSWTNWSMSLVGRSDAIILVVEMTVASLRQARRQLTLLADQGLQSVPIMIVANRVQKKLFRTIDLADAERALGHPVQYSVANDFPLVSTALDQGVVIGEIKSNSKVAKNLSSILEACDEIMNRLE from the coding sequence GTGAACTTTGTGAGTAAGATGGGAGAATCCGACATTTCCGGGAAAGACTGGAAAGTTCACAGGGAAGACGGCAGCGTCATTCTCGTGCTGTCCGAAGCGGAAACCGCAGCAGCAGGTGTGCTCGGCGGTGAGGTTGCCGATTTCGGGCTCATCATGCACATGTTGGCGGCCGACGCCCCCATTCCCGGCGAAGATATTGATCTCGCAAGCGTCCTGGTCGTCGAAGTGCGCGCGGACGACGATGCGTCACTGAAACGTATTCTCTCACTGCAACATGACTATCCCCGCCTCAAGATTGTTGCCGCTGTCCGCGATGCGTCACTGCCGATCGTCCGCACGCTTCTCCGCGCTGGCATAAGTGACGTTCTCTCGCTGCCGCTGAACCGTGATGAACTGACGGCATGTCTCCAGCAGATCCGGGACGACCTTGAAAAGTCGGTTGGCAAGGGGGCCGGGTTAGGGAAGGTTATCTCGATCGTGCGCAGCGTTGGCGGCGTTGGTGCCACAACAATCGCCACGCAGGCAGCCAGCCTGCAAGTCGCACGCGATGCGGCTGCTGGTCTTGAGACATGTCTCATCGACCTGGATCTCCAGTTCGGCGATGCGGCATCCTACCTCGGGCTTTCGCCAAAGCTGACCATTGCGGACCTGATCGTGGCCGGTACGCGTGTCGACCGAGCCATGCTTCGTGCTGCAGCCGCGCAAACACCGGGCGGGCTCAATGTGATTGCGGCTCCGGTTGATATCATGCCGCTCGAATCTGCCAGCACTGATCAGATGTTCCAGCTCGTGGATCTGGCAACGCGGGAATTCGGAACAGTGTTCCTTGATCTGCCGGGAAGCTGGACCAATTGGTCCATGTCGCTTGTCGGCCGCTCGGATGCCATTATCCTTGTCGTAGAAATGACGGTTGCAAGCCTGAGACAAGCCCGCCGCCAACTGACCCTGCTTGCCGACCAGGGATTGCAATCGGTTCCGATCATGATTGTCGCAAATCGCGTTCAGAAAAAGCTGTTTCGGACCATCGATCTTGCTGATGCAGAACGCGCGCTGGGGCATCCCGTGCAATACAGCGTGGCGAATGACTTTCCGCTCGTCAGTACAGCTCTGGATCAAGGTGTGGTGATTGGCGAGATCAAGTCCAACAGCAAAGTCGCAAAGAATCTGTCGTCGATCCTTGAGGCCTGCGACGAAATCATGAACCGGCTGGAGTAG
- a CDS encoding CpaF family protein — MWQIKKPGTKEALAADPERRVIPLGQIMEPSANDNINMALKVEIHRQLLDLINLSALEGMSRQQVEEEVGEIVHEQLALQKHALNLEERRQLVSDVLDELLGLGPLEPLLKDPTITDILVNGHSQVFVERKGKLEETTVCFKDEKHLLRIIQKIVAAVGRRIDESSPFVDARLADGSRVNAVVPPLAVDGSSLSIRKFAKIPINMAKLVEFGSIPEAVAQVLEAIVAARRNVLISGGTGSGKTTLLNAMSAYIDEAERIVTIEDSAELQLQQRHVVRLETRPPNIEGRGEISQRDLVKNALRMRPDRIIVGEVRAGEAFDMLQAMNTGHDGSMTTVHANSARDALTRIEQMIGMSTVEISPRSARGQIASALNIVIQIGRQADGRRRLLSLSEITGMEGEVVTMQDIFRFKFAGRDESGNVLGHFEATGIRPKFMTDLADHGIQLSPELFRPDLRLS, encoded by the coding sequence ATGTGGCAGATCAAAAAGCCCGGCACGAAAGAGGCCCTTGCAGCTGACCCTGAACGCCGTGTGATTCCACTTGGTCAAATCATGGAACCGAGTGCGAACGACAATATCAACATGGCGCTCAAGGTCGAAATCCACCGGCAGTTGCTTGATCTGATCAACCTGTCAGCGCTCGAGGGCATGTCTCGCCAGCAAGTTGAGGAGGAAGTTGGCGAGATTGTTCATGAACAGCTCGCGTTGCAGAAGCATGCGCTCAATCTGGAAGAACGGCGCCAGCTCGTTTCTGACGTACTTGACGAGTTGCTGGGTCTTGGGCCGCTTGAGCCATTGCTCAAGGACCCTACAATTACCGACATTCTGGTCAACGGTCACAGCCAGGTTTTCGTTGAGCGCAAGGGCAAGCTTGAGGAAACCACGGTCTGCTTCAAGGATGAAAAGCACCTACTTCGCATCATCCAGAAAATTGTCGCTGCAGTCGGTCGCCGGATTGATGAGTCTTCGCCGTTCGTCGATGCGCGCCTCGCCGACGGTTCGCGCGTCAATGCGGTTGTGCCGCCGCTTGCGGTTGATGGCTCGTCACTATCCATCCGCAAATTCGCCAAGATTCCAATCAATATGGCCAAACTGGTGGAATTTGGCAGTATTCCGGAGGCAGTGGCTCAGGTTCTAGAGGCGATCGTTGCCGCGCGGCGTAATGTGCTCATTTCGGGAGGCACCGGCTCCGGCAAGACGACTTTGCTCAATGCGATGTCGGCATACATCGATGAAGCCGAACGTATTGTGACGATCGAGGATTCAGCGGAACTGCAGCTTCAGCAGCGGCACGTGGTGCGCTTGGAAACAAGGCCGCCGAATATTGAAGGTCGGGGTGAGATAAGCCAGCGCGATCTGGTGAAGAACGCGCTGCGCATGCGTCCTGACCGCATAATTGTCGGTGAAGTTCGCGCTGGCGAGGCATTCGACATGCTGCAAGCGATGAATACCGGCCATGACGGTTCGATGACGACCGTCCATGCAAATAGTGCACGCGACGCCCTGACGCGTATTGAGCAGATGATAGGCATGAGCACTGTCGAGATTTCGCCAAGATCTGCTCGGGGACAGATCGCTTCTGCACTCAATATCGTCATCCAGATCGGCCGACAGGCCGATGGTCGGCGGCGATTGCTGAGCCTCAGCGAAATTACCGGCATGGAAGGCGAAGTTGTTACCATGCAGGACATTTTCAGGTTCAAGTTTGCCGGCCGCGATGAAAGCGGGAATGTGCTTGGTCATTTCGAAGCGACTGGCATCCGGCCGAAATTCATGACTGATCTTGCCGACCATGGAATTCAGCTTTCTCCCGAACTCTTTCGCCCTGACTTGAGGTTAAGCTAA